GGAGAATGATGAGGATGAGGGCCAGCGACACGACGATGTGCAGGATGACGATCAGGGTATACATTGCGTGTACGTCTCCTCCGTTATCGGTACTTCACGATTTTCGCGAACGAGGCGGCGGAAAGGCTCGCACCCCCGACGAGGGCCCCGTCGATGTCTTCCCTGCTCATCAGGTCGGCGATGTTCTCGGGCTTGACCGACCCCCCGTAGAGGATCCGGACCGAGTTTCCGGCCTCGTCCCCCCAGATCTTCTTCAGTGTAGCCCGGAGGAAGGCGTGGACCTCCTGGGCCTGCGCGGGCGTCGCCGTCTTCCCCGTGCCGATCGCCCAGACCGGCTCGTACGCCACCAGGACCTTCCCGGCGGCCGACGCCGGCACATCCGCAAGCCCGGCGCGAAGCTGCCTATCCACCACCTCGATCGTCTTTCCCGACTCCCGCTCGGCCAGCGTCTCCCCCAGGCACAGGATCGGGATCAGCCCCTCGCCGAGGACGGCCCGGACCTTCCGGTTCACCATGTCGTCGGTCTCGGAAAAGGATTGGCGGCGCTCCGAATGGCCGACGAT
This DNA window, taken from Candidatus Deferrimicrobiaceae bacterium, encodes the following:
- the tpiA gene encoding triose-phosphate isomerase, which produces MRTPVIAGNWKMYKTADEAAAFVREFSPLVGDAAGVEIVLAPAFPSLAAVASLTRGTNVRVASQNVHFAEEGAYTGEVSPRMVRDTGAACAIVGHSERRQSFSETDDMVNRKVRAVLGEGLIPILCLGETLAERESGKTIEVVDRQLRAGLADVPASAAGKVLVAYEPVWAIGTGKTATPAQAQEVHAFLRATLKKIWGDEAGNSVRILYGGSVKPENIADLMSREDIDGALVGGASLSAASFAKIVKYR